A genomic window from Candidatus Binatia bacterium includes:
- a CDS encoding steroid 3-ketoacyl-CoA thiolase, which yields MEEVWIVEAVRSPIGRRKGALSGVMPADLLGAVQKAAVERSGIDPDQVGQVVGGCVSQVGEQSFNIARVAWLAAGLPLEVASTTIDSQCGSSQQATSVAAGLIGSGIEDVVLACGVEMMTRVPLGSNMKGGFPMTPAYVEHFAPTSQFQGAEMIVEEYGITREDTDRFGLLSQQHAAEAWGEGRFDREIAPITAPVLDDEKNPTAAMHEVTRDEGLRETSLEKLGTLKAVQEGGVHTAGTSSQVSDGASAVLLASPAKAKALGLKPRARITATTLVGCDPVTMLKGPIPASHKVLKQSGLSIDQIDTFEVNEAFAAVVLAWQKELKPNPERVNPNGGAIALGHPTGCTGARLLTTALHELERTGGKYGLISMCCGGGLGTGTIIERL from the coding sequence ATGGAAGAAGTCTGGATCGTCGAAGCCGTCCGTAGTCCGATTGGTCGCCGCAAAGGCGCGCTTTCCGGAGTCATGCCTGCCGACCTGCTCGGTGCCGTCCAAAAGGCGGCGGTCGAGCGTTCCGGCATCGATCCGGATCAGGTGGGCCAGGTCGTCGGCGGCTGCGTCTCGCAAGTGGGCGAGCAGTCCTTCAACATCGCGCGCGTCGCTTGGCTCGCGGCCGGGCTCCCGCTCGAGGTCGCTTCGACCACGATCGACAGCCAGTGCGGTTCGTCTCAGCAGGCGACGTCAGTCGCGGCCGGCTTGATCGGCTCGGGCATCGAGGACGTCGTTCTGGCTTGTGGCGTCGAGATGATGACGCGCGTCCCGCTCGGCTCGAACATGAAGGGCGGCTTTCCGATGACGCCGGCTTACGTCGAGCACTTCGCGCCGACGTCTCAGTTCCAGGGCGCGGAGATGATCGTCGAGGAGTACGGCATCACCCGCGAGGATACCGATCGCTTCGGCTTGCTCAGCCAGCAGCATGCCGCCGAGGCCTGGGGAGAAGGCCGCTTTGATCGGGAGATCGCGCCGATCACCGCGCCGGTCCTCGATGACGAGAAGAATCCTACCGCTGCCATGCACGAGGTTACACGCGACGAGGGGCTTCGTGAGACTTCGCTCGAGAAGCTCGGCACTCTGAAGGCGGTACAAGAGGGGGGTGTCCATACTGCGGGCACGTCCTCGCAGGTCTCCGACGGTGCGTCGGCGGTCCTGCTGGCGTCGCCGGCGAAGGCGAAGGCGCTCGGATTGAAGCCGCGCGCTCGTATCACCGCCACGACCCTCGTGGGTTGCGACCCGGTGACGATGTTAAAGGGCCCGATCCCGGCTTCGCATAAGGTCCTGAAGCAAAGCGGCCTGTCGATCGATCAGATCGACACCTTCGAGGTGAACGAGGCCTTCGCCGCGGTCGTGCTGGCCTGGCAGAAGGAGCTGAAGCCCAACCCCGAGCGCGTGAACCCGAACGGCGGTGCGATCGCTCTCGGTCACCCGACGGGATGCACGGGCGCACGCCTTCTGACGACGGCTCTCCACGAGCTCGAGCGGACCGGCGGCAAATACGGTCTCATCTCGATGTGTTGTGGCGGTGGGCTCGGCACCGGTACCATCATCGAGCGTCTCTGA